A stretch of the Hypomesus transpacificus isolate Combined female chromosome 12, fHypTra1, whole genome shotgun sequence genome encodes the following:
- the sema5bb gene encoding LOW QUALITY PROTEIN: semaphorin-5B (The sequence of the model RefSeq protein was modified relative to this genomic sequence to represent the inferred CDS: deleted 5 bases in 5 codons) — protein MATTQWETRFLPPSGLLLLISLPLCLCQQPLTGPSPDSPPPPPPHCTRKEHPVVSFQALSPWISGFSRPGVKDFSQLALDLTRNQLIVGARNYLFRLSLSNASLLQATEWRPDEDTRRSCQSKGKAEDECQNYIRVLLVSGRRLFTCGTNAFTPVCTTRQIGNISRVVDTVNGVARCPYDPRHNSTAMVTDKGELYAATVIDFSGRDPVIYRSLGNMPPLRTAQYNSKWLNEPHFVSVYEVGLFTYFFLRENAVEHDCGRTVFSRVARVCKNDVGGRFLLEDTWTTFMKARLNCSRSGEIPFYYDELQSTFYLPEQDLIYGIFTTNVNSISASAVCAYNLSSITQAFNGPFRYQENPRTSWLSTPNPIPNFQCGTLEEHGPGENLTERSLQDAQRLFLMNDVVQPVSVDPLLTQDNIRFSKLVVDIVQGQDTLYHVMYIGTEYGTILKALSTSNKSLRGCYLEEMRLLPEGVSEPIKSLQILHSDRSLFVGLNDRVLKIPLERCSSYKTERLCLEARDPYCGWDRKQRRCTTIEDSSNMSQWSQNITECPVRNLTQDGAFGPWAPWQPCNHDDGEGTSRCVCRSRACDSPLPQCGGVACKGPTMQVANCSRNGGWTPWSSWGQCSTSCGIGFEVRQRSCDNPSPRHGGRVCVGQGREERLCNEKIQCPQLVMWSTWGSWTKCSADCGGGVHSRVRTCEKGTSCPGCSLEYKTCNLEACPEVRRNTPWTPWMPVNVSQEGARQEQRSRYSCRAQLPDPHQLQLGKRKVETRLCPNDGTAGCQTDPLVEDLVKTGRPLTLPQGHQWLPWETWSTCSKECAKGFRTRKRTCATPAEAAPPGACAGSPVEYQDCNVQLCPVRGAWSCWSSWSQCSTTCGGGHYQRTRTCSNPAPANDGDICIGLHTEEALCNTHTCEGWTGWSDWGECDEEGLQHRAQDCGYAEADARLCQGNATEQRPCQPREAPVILPGPDKDKQCGAFSVIHLVGVGVASFFTAVLLSAMVYAYCQRLHKPSQESAVIHPSTPNHLSYKDNTTPKNEKYTPMEFKTLNKNNLLPDETCHFFNSPLPSSNVYTTTYYPTPLGKYDFHPDSPCRNYMHS, from the exons GCGACGGAATGGCGTCCCGACGAAGACACCAGGCGTTCGTGTCAGAGTAAAGGGAAAGCTGAG GATGAGTGTCAGAACTACATCCGGGTGCTGCTCGTCAGTGGAAGGAGACTGTTCACCTGTGGAACCAACGCCTTCACGCCCGTCTGCACCACCCGACAG ATCGGCAACATCAGCAGGGTGGTAGACACAGTCAACGGGGTGGCACGGTGTCCCTACGACCCACGCCACAACTCCACAGCCATGGTGACGGACAAAGGCGAGCTGTACGCTGCCACTGTCATCGACTTCTCCGGTCGAGACCCTGTCATCTACCGTAGCCTTGGCAACATGCCTCCTCTACGCACCGCCCAGTACAACTCTAAATGGCTGAACG AGCCTCACTTTGTCTCAGTCTACGAGGTGGGTCTGTTCACCTACTTCTTCCTGAGGGAGAACGCCGTGGAGCACGACTGCGGCAGGACGGTGTTCTCGCGGGTGGCGCGCGTCTGCAAGAACGACGTGGGCGGCCGCTTCCTCCTGGAGGACACGTGGACCACCTTCATGAAGGCCCGGCTCAACTGCTCGCGCTCCGGGGAGATCCCCTTCTACTACGACGAGCTGCAGAGCACCTTCTACCTGCCCGAGCAGGACCTCATCTACGGCATCTTCACCACCAACGT CAACAGTATCTCTGCCTCGGCCGTGTGTGCCTACAACCTCAGCTCCATCACCCAGGCCTTCAACGGACCCTTCCGCTACCAGGAGAACCCTCGCACCAGCTGGCTGTCCACCCCCAACCCCATCCCCAACTTCCAG tgtgggaCTCTGGAGGAGCATGGTCCAGGGGAGAACCTGACGGAGCGCAGCCTGCAGGACGCCCAGCGCCTTTTCCTCATGAACGACGTGGTCCAGCCCGTCTCCGTGGACCCTCTGCTCACCCAGGACAACATCCGCTTCTCCAAGCTGGTGGTGGACATCGTCCAGGGCCAGGACACCCTGTACCACGTCATGTACATTGGCACCG AATACGGAACGATCCTGAAGGCCCTCTCCACATCCAATAAGAGCCTGCGGGGGTGTTACCTGGAGGAAATGAGGCTCCTGCCTGAGGGTGTGAGCGAGCCAATCAAGAGCCTGCAAATCCTGCACAGCGATAGGTCCTTATTTGTGGGGCTGAATGACAGGGTGTTGAAGATCCCACTGGAGAGGTGCTCCAGTTACAAGACTGAACG GCTCTGCCTGGAGGCCCGAGACCCCTACTGTGGCTGGGACCGCAAGCAGAGGCGCTGCACCACCATCGAGGACAGCTCCAACATGAGCCAGTGGAGCCAGAACATCACTGAGTGTCCA GTGCGAAATCTGACCCAGGATGGTGCCTTTGGTCCCTGGGCCCCATGGCAACCGTGTAACCACGACGACGGGGAGGGCACCAGCAGATGCGTGTGTCGCTCTCGGGCATGTGACAGCCCCCTGCCCCAGTgtgggggcgtggcctgtaaaGGCCCTACCATGCAGGTCGCCAACTGCTCCAG GAACGGTGGCTGGACCCCCTGGTCGTCCTGGGGCCAGTGCAGCACCAGCTGTGGTATCGGGTTTGAGGTGCGGCAGCGCTCCTGCGACAACCCGTCGCCGCGTCACGGGGGCcgggtgtgtgtgggacagggccgagaggagag gttgTGTAATGAGAAGATTCAGTGCCCCCAGCTGGTTATGTGGTCAACCTGGGGGTCCTGGACCAAGTGCAGTGCTGATTGTGGAGGGGGGGTCCATTCCAGGGTCCGCACCTGTGAGAAGGGGACCAGCTGCCCTGGCTGCTCCCTg GAATACAAGACCTGTAACCTGGAGGCGTGTCCAGAGGTGCGCAGGAACACGCCGTGGACACCGTGGATGCCGGTGAACGTGAGCCAGGAGGGAGCCCGCCAGGAGCAGAGGAGCCGCTACAGCTGCCGGGCCCAGCTGCCCGACCCCCACCAGCTGCAGCTGGGCAAGCGCAAGGTGGAGACCCGGCTCTGCCCCAACGACGGCACGGCCGGCTGCCAGACGGACC CTCTGGTTGAAGACTTGGTGAAGACTGGCCGACCTTTGACCCTACCTCAGGGGCATCAG TGGTTGCCGTGGGAGACATGGTCCACCTGCTCCAAGGAATGTGCCAAGGGCTTC CGCACCCGCAAGCGCACCTGTGCCACCCCGGCT GAAGCAGCGCCCCCTGGTGCTTGCGCAGGCTCCCCTGTGGAGTACCAGGACTGCAACGTCCAGCTCTGCCCAG TGAGGGGAGCGTGGTCGTGCTGGTCATCCTGGTCTCAGTGCTCCAccacctgt gggggggggcactatCAGCGCACGCGTACCTGCAGTAACCCCGCCCCA GCCAACGACGGCGACATCTGCATCGGCCTGCACACTGAGGAGGCCttgtgcaacacacacacatgtgaag GCTGGACTGGTTGGTCTGACTGGGGGGAGTGTGATGAGGAAGGGCTCCAGCATCGAGCCCAGGACTGCGGCTATGCGGAGGCCGATGCCAGGCTGTGCCAGGGCAACGCCACCGAGCAGCGGCCGTGCCAGCCTCGCGAAGCGCCAG TCATTCTGCCTGGACCGGATAAGGACAAGCAATGTGGAG cCTTCTCTGTCATCCACctggtgggtgtgggtgtggccagTTTCTTCACGGCGGTCCTGCTGTCCGCCATGGTGTATGCCTACTGTCAGAGACTCCACAAGCCCTCCCAGGAGTCGGCCGTCATCCACCCCAGCACGCCCAACCACCTCAGCTACAAGGACAACACCACGCCAAAGAACGAGAAGTACACCCCCATGGAGTTCAAG ACACTGAACAAGAACAATCTTCTCCCAGATGAGACTTGTCACTTCTTCAACTCGCCACTCCCCTCCAGTAATGTTTACACCACTACCTACTACCCCACGCCCCTGGGCAAATACGACTTCCACCCCGACTCCCCCTGCAGGAACTACATGCACAGCTGA